From Scleropages formosus chromosome 1, fSclFor1.1, whole genome shotgun sequence, a single genomic window includes:
- the arl6ip4 gene encoding ADP-ribosylation factor-like protein 6-interacting protein 4: MGRHETRVESSERTKSREGREKKREKKRRRSSSSSSSSTTSSSSVSSPSPKKHPRSSSKSQDKNQEKKKPKRKRTSSSSSSSGSSSSSSSESTDEETKKKRKMRKAKKKLKKMKAREKKKAKKARQKEKKKMKKLRRMSEKGGDAGISQASSSQVPSEKPPSFLETWQAEGSAEHGPVMTDEQKARLSTRRPLTKEEWEAQQSIIRRVVDPETGRTRLVRGEGEILEEIVSREKHKDINKQATKGDGSTFQKRLGLNH, from the exons ATGGGGCGCCATGAAACTCGTGTGGAGTCCTCAGAAAGGACCAAGAGCAGAgaggggagggagaaaaaacggGAAAAGAAGAGGCGGAGAAGTTCTTCCTCGAGTTCCTCCTCTaccacctccagcagcagcgtGAGCTCACCTTCCCCAAAGAAACATCCCCGGAGCTCCAGCAAGAGCCAAG ATAAGAaccaggagaagaaaaaacctAAAAGAAAGAGGacctcttcctcatcctcatcttcaGGCTCATCTTCCAGCTCCTCATCAGAGTCAACTGATGAAGAAAccaagaagaaaaggaaaatgaggaAGGCCaagaaaaagctgaagaaaatgaaggcccgggagaaaaaaaaggcaaagaaggcaagacagaaagagaaaaagaagatgaagaagtTGAGGAGGATGTCAGAGAAGGGAGGAGATGCTGGAATTTCCCAGGCCTCATCCTCCCAGGTTCCATCTGAAAAGCCTCCTTCTTTTCTGGAAACGTGGCAAGCTGAGGGGTCAGCAGAGCACGGGCCAG TAATGACTGATGAACAGAAGGCCCGGCTCTCCACCAGGCGGCCCCTGACCAAAGAGGAATGGGAGGCCCAGCAAAGCATCATCCGCAGGGTGGTCGACCCTGAAACAGGACGCACGAG GCTGGTGaggggagagggggagatcCTGGAAGAGATAGTCAGCCGTGAGAAGCACAAAGACATCAACAAG CAAGCTACCAAGGGTGATGGAAGCACCTTCCAAAAGCGGCTGGGACTCAACCATTAG